In one Acidimicrobiia bacterium genomic region, the following are encoded:
- a CDS encoding OB-fold domain-containing protein produces WYPRERCRSCEGESFTWEPLSGRGTLFSWVVVTHPFLPQFAEIVPFAPALVALEEDPRVRLATRMVDCDLDALEFEMPVHVTFRPLRFADVSGEVLAPLFVPAPATS; encoded by the coding sequence TGGTATCCACGCGAGCGCTGCCGGTCGTGCGAGGGCGAGTCCTTCACCTGGGAGCCGCTGAGCGGTCGCGGCACGCTGTTCTCCTGGGTGGTCGTGACCCACCCATTCCTCCCGCAGTTCGCCGAGATCGTCCCGTTCGCGCCAGCCCTCGTCGCGTTGGAGGAGGATCCGCGTGTGCGCCTCGCCACCCGCATGGTCGACTGCGATCTCGACGCGCTGGAGTTCGAGATGCCGGTGCACGTCACGTTCCGCCCGCTCAGGTTCGCAGATGTCAGCGGCGAGGTCCTCGCGCCACTCTTCGTCCCAGCTCCGGCCACATCATGA